The following is a genomic window from Vitis vinifera cultivar Pinot Noir 40024 chromosome 6, ASM3070453v1.
gtggaaggttctagagatgcctagagatgtccacacatctctacactatggtggaaggcatgagaggagtccaaggctttctagagaattctaggaatctcttgtatattcttgtacatagaattATGTAAGgtgttctagaatcttcttgatttgtaaggaaccctccaaggttccaaaaAGTTCCaatggtgcctataaataggtgagggcctcatttggtaAGGCACCACCCAAAAACCACTCAAGAACCTAACCAACCAAGCAAGGAGTCCctaaagcacttgtaaagcttcctttgagaaataaaagcttccattcttcaaGAGTCGCCTACTATGCTTTCTAAAGCTtccgagtcgtgagcatcttaaCCTAGCCAGCTAAGCATTGGGGGACATTactatattaaatatattatagttttaatattaaaagaatatttaaattaattaatgaattctaattattttattttaaatttcatttaattgattaccaaaaatataaaatcacctttataattttcttaatagtctttttttatatcatttatatgataattaaatataaagaatataaatattaaaaaaaaattatatgtgtatcatcatttattttacttcattaaatatatttgaattaaataaattatggttttaatattaaatatattttcaagttaTACATACTATTATCAATGTCATAATATTGTTATcgaataatatttaatgtagCTTAATAATGAATGTAtacttacaaaattcatatgATTATTGACGCACataacattattattaaatttaataaattatatcatacatatatcaattttttaagtagaacaatttcaaaatgaccattattactttttctatcattttttatatttttcctaacattttcatgagttttcaTGATCAATTTTCGTTTAATcgatattttttgtcaaaatatccactgatatttttcaatatatctataaaattgaATTACCGATCTATCCATTAAtcctgatattttcatcctcaCTCATTTCTTATACCTTTATTGGTACTATAGATTTAGTGGTACACTTCAAAAGCcacattttcatatatattaacTCGCATACCAGATATGATTGATACACTTCGAAAATATCATTAACTCGCATGAAAGGAAAGTACATTATGTGATATGATTGATACACTTAAGTTATACCCACTTTACATCATACCAGTATCTCATTTCTAAAGCCTCGTTTCGATTCAGCATATACATGTGTATAAGCTAGAGAAGCAAAAATGACGATAATAGTAGAATACCCAAGCGAGTGAAGCCAAGATGGCTGATGGTGCAACCACCAGAATTACGGTGAGATGGTTTGTTGTCGTTGTTATTGCCATGGTTCATGGCACTGCTGGAACTATAGGTACCTCCGCGAGACCCTCCAGCGCCAGTAGCTCCCCGACGATCCACTGTTATCTCTCCTACCAATCTTGTTTTGGTTGAATGATTCTC
Proteins encoded in this region:
- the LOC104879730 gene encoding uncharacterized protein LOC104879730; amino-acid sequence: MGSRRLEFLLLLFFFLLSSSNTLQYLFASALNEEQNVRNREIWENHSTKTRLVGEITVDRRGATGAGGSRGGTYSSSSAMNHGNNNDNKPSHRNSGGCTISHLGFTRLGILLLSSFLLL